TTTCTGCTGCCCATGTTCATCGCACTGCTGGTGGGCACCGTGCTGCCCATGATATTTTTTTCCGGCATCATTCTCAGGCTGCCCGGATGGTTTGAGGCCCAGTACGTTATCCCGCTGGCCGGAATGATTCTGGGCAACTGCCTGCGGGCGGATATTATCGGGCTCAACCATTTTTATCAATCCATCCACAAAAATGAAAAATCGTATCACCAGTCCCTGGCATACGGGGCCGCTTTGACGGAAGCGGTAAATCCTTTTTTCCGGGACGCGCTCAGATCCGCTATTGCCCCGACCATCGCCTCCATGGCGACCATCGGCCTGGTGTCTTTGCCTGGCATGATGACGGGCGTCATTCTTGCCGGAGCCGACCCTTTTACCGCCATCAAGTATCAGATCGCCATCATGATCGCGATTTTTTCAGGCACGGCAGTCACCGTGTTTCTGGCGATCCGGCTGACGGTGGCAAACAGTTTCAATGCCTTTGGCATTCTACACCCGGATATTCTGCGGGATCAGTGACATTGGCGGAGGCAGCCGGTCAATCCAGATGAATCACCACGGAAAAACAGGAAAAAAACGCCCACACTGCGTGACCCTGCCTGATACGGGACAGCCAGGTACCGCTGGATGACATCACCGCACAGATATGGGTGGTGTCCGAAATTTTGACGATGCATTCCGTATTGATTTTTCCCCGGGTGATCCGGGTCACGGTCCCCTTGAACCGGTTTTCCGCACTGCCTTTGAAAGCGGATGTTCCGTCCTGGAGCATCACCATGGGGGCCTTGACTTCGGCGACAATCCATTTGCCCGGGGCCAGTCCCAGTTGGAACACACTGTCATTGGTGATCACCGTCACCACCGGGTGGCCGTCCATGGTGATCATCTCCACCCGGGTCTGGATGTCCCCTGTGACGATATCGGTTACCTTGCAGAAAAAAGCGTTCCTGGCACTGGTTTTGCGGCCGGACTCCTTTTCCATGAATCGCCGGACAATGTCCTGAATTTCGGATTCTGAAAATGTGACATAGGATGATGTCAGGCCGGCAGAGGTGTGTCCCATGATTTTCTGGACCGCCGGCAGGGGCAGATTCCCCTGCATCAATTCGACGGCCCTGGCCCTGCGGATCGCTTCCGGGCCGCCCAGTTCCTTGGCAAACCCGCAGGCAGCGGCCCGTTCATAGAATTTGCGGCGCACAAACCCGGGGTCCAGGTCCGGCATTCGCCCCTGTTTTTCCTTGAACAGCGGCGTGCGAATCATTTCCAGGATTTCATGGCACAGGTTTTCCGACAGGTGGACCGTCCTGAATTTTGAAGCGGTGTCGGACCCGGTGCCACCATAGATCACCGCATGTTTTTCTTTATCGATATCTTGAAACAGGTCAAGCGCCAGCACCTCATTCAGCTTGGCCCCAGTATACCGGATCAGCAGAAACGTGAGCAGAATCCGGAGGCGAGAAATCCGCACATCGGCCCGGGGCGAATCGACTGCCCATTTCCGGAAAGCCTGTTCCAGCTGATGGAGCCGGGCTGTATCCAGGCATGGGGCTGTATGATCGACGGAGATGATCCGTGCATGATCTTTTGTATCCGCCGAAACCCGTTCCGGGTTATCCATAGGTTTTTTCTGATCCGCCATTTCAGCCTTCCCTGTTTTCCAAACCGTGCAGTGCCGTCCAAATTGTCCTTTTTATTGACAGACTCATTCCATAAAATACTTGACCGCACTTGTCAATGATTATACTATCACGAATAAGAAATTTTACGTGACTATATGGGGAAAAGGAGAGATCATGTCTGACCGTTTCAAATTTGACCGGATGGAACTGGCCGGTTCCCTGGGGGACCTGGGGGCACTGCTGCCGATAGCGATCGCCATGGTGCTGTTCAATGGTCTCAGTCCGGTGGGGTTGTTTCTCAGCATCGGGCTTTTCTACATCCTGTCAGGATCTTATTTCGGCATGACCGTGCCGGTCCAGCCTATGAAGGTTATCGGGGCCTATGCCATTGCCACGGCCATGACCGCCGAGCAGATCCTGGCATCCGGATTTCTCATGGGCGTGTTTCTGCTGATCGTGGGCATGACCGGGACCATCGATGTGATCCGGAAATTCACCCCCAAATCCGTGGTGCGCGGGGTGCAGCTGTCCACGGGTGCGCTGCTGATTTCAGGCGGGGTGAAATTCATCATGGGAACATCGAAATACCAGGCCCTGCAGGCGGCGGTGGAACCCCATCTCACCATACAGGCCCTGGCCGGCATTCCCATCAGCGTCATCATCGGGATCATCGGTGCCATTGCCACCCTGCTTTTGCTGGACAATCGGAAATTTCCGGCCGGGCTGATGGTTGTGATCGGCGGGCTGTTTGCAGGCCTGGCGATCCTTTTCGGCAACAGTATCGTCCAGGTGTTCAACTTAATCCCCATGTCCATTTTGGGGGTTTTGCTCATATTCGCAGGCGCGCAACTGACCCTTGCCATGATGGACCTGGACCGGCGCAAAGACCTGTTTGTCGCCACATTGATACTGGGCATCACCCTGGCATCCAACCTGGCGGCCGGATTTATTGCAGGCATGGTGGTGGCCCATATGCTGCGCTGGGACAAGCTTTCCGTATAACAGACCGTCGCACCAAAAAATTTCTTTAAAAAATTGACCTGAATCAATGCGTCCGGCAACCGGTCCTGTTACAAGTGGATATATGACTGCATATAAACAACAGGATAGACACTTATGACAGGCAAAAAATCTCTTTTGGGTTCATTCTTATCCGTCAGACGATGGTTTCAGCTGATATTTCTGGGAATCACCCTTGCCATCGGCATTCAGTTCACATGGTTTGTTTTTCATCTGGAACAAGGGGTTGTTCCGGATTTCAACCGGCCCCCGGGGGTGGAAGCGTTTCTGCCCATCAGTGCCCTGGTCAGCCTGAAGCACACCCTGTCCACCTGGACCATCAATGATATTCATCCATCCGGGCTGGTGATCTTTCTGATCGTCTGCGCCACGGCCCTGGTGGTCAAAAAAGGGGTCTGCAGCTGGGTCTGCCCCTTCGGTCTGTTTTCCGAGATCCTGGCCAAGGTGCACTTCCGGCTGTTCCACCGGACCCTGACATTGCCCAAATGGATCGACACCTCTTTGCGAAGCCTGAAATACCTTTTGGCCGGATTTTTCATTTATTATATTTTCTATAAAATGCCGCTGCCGGCCATCGAGCAGTTCATCCACAGCCCCTACAACCGGTTTGCCGATATCCAGATGCTGGCTTTTTTCACGGACATCTCTCCTTTGGCTTTCAAGGTGATGGCCGGCCTGATGGTGCTGTCTTTTGTGATCCCTTATTTCTGGTGCCGGTATTTGTGCCCTTACGGCGCGGTGCTGAGTGTTCTCGGGTTGCTGAGCATCGGACATATTCACAGAGATCCAGACCTTTGCACAAAATGCGGAAAATGTGAAAACCACTGCCCGGGGTTGATTCAGATCCGGCAAAAACAACAGATCCGGTCTCCTGAATGCTCTGCCTGCCTGTCCTGTGTTGCGGTGTGTCCGGAAAAAAACGCCATCCGGTTCTCCTTGCCCCCGGTCCGGTCATCCTTCCGGCATGCCCTGCCCGGCATTGTCATCGCCGTCCTGTTTGTGGCCGGCATTGCCGCTGCCCGGCTGTCAGGCAACTGGCATAACAGTATTTCCAAGCAAGCCTACCTGGCCCATGTGACCCGGCCTCCATCCGTTCAGACAGGCGGACACCCGGAAATCGATGTTGAAAAAATGAAAAAAATGATTCAAGCTATGAAAGCACGGCGCGCTCAAACCGCGCCTTTCATAGAGATGAAAGGAGAGTGACATGACCATCCCCGGTAATCTTTTGACCACAGCCATGGCCGTGATGCCCCACACGGATGTGGACCCGGCCCTGGACGCGGCTCTGACCCTGGATATTCCGTTCTGGCCCCAGCTGCCCAATTATTCCTATTACGAAGACATGTATGTCCAGGCAGGCGAGCATTTTCCCGGCATCATTCTGAATCTGGAAAAAAAGACCCTGCGGTTTTCCATGGACCGGTTTGTGGAAGAATTTGAGGAAACCATGGCCCATTTTGACGACCCGGAATATTTTGATGTCAGCAACACCTATTCCGCCGTATACCACCGGTTTCTGGACCTGGACCTGTCGGACCGGCCGGCCATCCGGGGCCAGCTGGAAGGCCCGGTGAGCTTCGGATTCAATATCCTGGACCAGGATGAGCGGCCCATTCTGTTTGACGACACGGTGCGGCCGTTCATGTTCGAGTTCATGGCAAAGCGCATCAATGTGCAGCTGTCAAAACTCAAGCAGAAAAACCCCAACGCGTTCATGTTCATTGACGAGCCGGGCATGCAGTTCGTGTTTTCCGCCATGTCCGGGTATGGGGAACAAAAGGCAAAGCAGGACCTGGACCTGTTCTTCTCCACCATTGACCGGCCCCGGGGCATTCACCTGTGCGGGAACCCGGACTGGGATTTCCTCCTGGGCCTGGACATGGATATTCTGTCTCTGGACATCTATACCAATGCGGATATCTTCGGTGCCAGCACCCGGTCGGTGAAACGGTTTCTGGACAGAGGCGGCATCCTGGTATGGGGGATCGTGCCCACGGGCATGGAGACCTTTGAAACGGAAAACCTGGACCTGCTGGCGTTCCGGCTCAAAACCGTGTGGCAGGCCCTGGACAAAAAAGGGATCCCATTGGACCAGATCCTGGCCCAGAGCCTGATATCCCCTGCCACCTGCTGCCTGGTGAACAAGGACAAAGAAAAAACCGTGGAAAAGGCGTTTAAACTGACCCGTGCCATGTCACAGACCCTGCGGGAGGAATACCACCTGACATAAAGGAGGAAGGCCCATGCACGTCACCCGGGTGTTAATTCAGGAACATGTGCTGATCAAACAGGTGCTGATTCTTCTGGACCGGTCCCGGCAGGCCCTGGAAACGGGAGATCCCGTGCCGGCCCTGTTTTTTGAAAAAGCCGTCACCTTCTGTGAACAGTTTGCCGATCAATTTCATCATTTCAAGGAGGAGTTTCTGCTGTTTGGGATGCTGTCCTACAAAAAACAAGGGGAACTGGACACGGCCATGGGGGTGCTTCGGTATCAGCATGAACGGTGCAAGCAAAGTATCGCCCGAATCAAAACCGCGTTGCCCCGATATGAAGAAAATGATGAAATGGCCGTGACCCGGGTCCTGGAAAACTTAAGCGTATATGTATCTTTGCTGCACCGCCACATCGGCATGGAAGACCGGATCTTTTTTCCCATGGCGGAAAAAGCGCTTTCTTCTGAGGAAGCAGACAGCCTTGAAGCGCAGTTCGCGCAGCAGGCACAGCGGTTCGGATCCGCTGAAACGGTTTTTGCCACCCATCAGACCCTGGCGGATGAGCTCAATACCATCCTGGCCACCGGATAACCCGCCATGACCCGGAAAATCAACTGCTGGGAATACATGGGCTGCGGCCGGGAGCCGGGGGGCCGCCATGCTGCGGACAAAGGTATCTGTCCGGCTGCTGTGGACCGATCCCATGACGGCACCAACGAGGGCACCTGTGCAGGCCGTTTCTGCTGGGCCGTGGCCGGCACCCTGTGCCACAACCGGGTCCAGGGCACCTATGCCGGAAAACAGGAGGATTGTCTGGACTGCGAATTTTATCTTCAGGTGCGGGCTGAGCAGGGCAGCACCAATATCCGTACCAAATTTCTGAAATTCATCCATCCCTTTGCCGCATCCCCGATCCTCAACCACCTGGAACCCGTGCAGATTCCCGGAGGCGCCCGGTTCATCACCCAGGGCAGCCGGACCTCAACCGGGTATATCATTCAGCAGGGGGCCTGCCTGGAGCTGGTGGAAAACGAACACGGGCTCCATCCGGTGGGACACCGCAGCGAAGGGGACGTCGTGGGCATGATCTCGCTGTTGACCGGGGAACCCATGGGATTTCACGTGGAAGCGGAAACCGACCTGGAAGCCTGGGCCATCCATAAACCGGATTTTGACCGGATCCCGGAACAGGACCCGGACCTGTATGCCTTTTTAACCGAACTGGTGGCGGACCGGTTCGACCGCAACGGCCCCATTGCCGAACGCCGCATCGGACCCTACCTGATCACCGACATCATCGGCAAAGGCGGGTACAGCATTGTGTACAAGGCCGTTCACCTGGATCTGGAAACACCCGTGGCCGTGAAAATGCTGCGACACCATCTGTCCATGAACAAAGAATTTAAAGACAACTTCAAAAACGAGGCCCGGATCATTGCAGGTCTGGATCACCCCCACATCCTGAAAGTTTATGATATCACCTCCCGTTTCAAAACCGTGTTCATTGCCTGTGAATACCTCACAGGCCTTTCTCTGGAAGAGATGATCACCCGACAACACCGCATCCCGTCTGATCTTGCCCGGAGCTTTCTGGATCAACTGCTGTCCGCCATGGCCTATGCCGGAAACAAGGGCCTGGTGCACCGGGACATCAACCCGGCCAATATCATGGTATCCAAAGATCACCCGATCAAGCTCATCGACTTCGGCCTGGCCTGTCCCGTGGGAACGGATGATTTTATGATGGGCGGGAACCTGCATTACCTGGCCCCGGAAGTGTTTGACGGAGAACCGGCGGATTTTCGCAGCGACCTGTTTTCTCTGGGGATCACTGCCTTTCACACGATAACCGGCCGGCTGCCCTGGGATGCCGTGGATTCGGGTGAAATCATGAAACAGATTCGTCATCAGCCGCTGCCCGATCCGGGAAAACAGGTGAAACACCTGCCCGGATCCCTGAGACAGTTTATCCTGAAAGCCTGCGAAAAAAATCCGGACAAACGGTTTCAGACACCGGAGGAAGCCCGGAAATGGCTGATGAATGCCACGGACTTCGGTCCTGACCCGGTTCGAAGATCCGGACCCGTGCTTTTACCGGGGCGGTACTGCTGCATGAGTTCAGGGCAGCATGAAACCCGGGATGCCCTGCCCGGCCGCCACATGGACATTGCCGCTGCCACCCATATCGGCCATCAGCGAAAAACCAACCAGGACCGGTATCTGACCTGCCTTGAAAATCACTCTGACCCGGAAAACCACGATTTTGCATTGCTGGCCCTGGCGGACGGAATGGGAGGGGCCATCGGCGGCGAAATTGCAGCAGACCATGTGATCAAACACCTCCTGGGCCTGAGCCTTCAGGATGATGAATCCCCCCTGAATTCGCTGAAACGGTTTTACAGAAAAATGGACCGGGATATCTGCGACATGGCGGACAAAGACCCTTATCTCAACGGCATGGGAACTACCCTGGTCTGTGCGGTGGTGTCAAACAATACCGTGTTCTGGGCCCATTCCGGCGACAGCCGGTTGTATCTTCTGCATGGGGATCATTTAACCCGGATCACCCGGGACCAGACCCTGGCGGATTTCCTGATCCGTGAAAAACAGATCACCCCGGATCAGGCACAGACCCATTACTCCCGGCAGGTGCTGGAGCAGTATATCGGATGCGGGGAACTGGCAGTGCAATCCGGCCGGTTTGAACTGGCGGAAGATGACATGATTCTGTTGATGTCGGACGGATGTTACCGCCATATCTCATTAGACACCATCATCACCACCTGCCGCCAAACAACTGACCCGGCGACTGCCGCAGATGCCCTGATAAAAGCCGCCCTGACTGAAGACGGCAGTGACAATATCACCGGGGTGATTTTAACCTTGAGAACAGACGTCTGAAATCACACCTGCCACCGGGTTTTCAATACCGGGACCGGATCGATCAAATGGCGGTTCAGCCATTCTCTGGAGGCTTTTCCATCCCGGGCCAGAGACAGAATTTCAGAAAAATGAAACACGGGGATCCGGTTTTCAGGGGCGCACCGGATCTCCAGATTCAGATGACACATGGCGCAGGCCGTGACAATACATTCCGCGCCGGATTGAATGGCTCCTTTCATGATGCGGTTCACCAGCCTGGAAGATATGGCCGGCCGACTGACGGACAGAAACGTGCCGCAGCAGGTGCCTGAATATCCCCATTGCACGGGATCCCCGCCTAAAGCGGTCATGGTTTTTTCAATCAACCCGTAATGATTGGGCTGTTTGTTCATCCGGGGAGGCCGTGCCAGCATGCATCCGTAATAGGCGGCGATTTTCAGATGTTTCAGCCGGCCGCTCAGGTCTTTGAACCGCCCGGCACAGCTCATGTCCGCCAACAGTTCAAAAAAATGCAGCAGCTTGAGATCAGCATGAAAGGATTCCCCAAAATGCTGTTCCACCCGGCGTCGTTTTTCAGCATTGGTGCTCAGGGTCAACTTCGCCTCTCCCAGCCGGAGATGGCATCCCGGGCAGGCGATGAGCAGTGGCTTGTCATCCGGGGCCAGAAACAGGTTCCGGGAGGCCAGGGCCAGGGCCAGTCCGGCATCGATGCTGTGGGTGGACGATGATCCGCAGCAGTTCCAGTCCGGGATTTCCTTCAACCCGATATCAAACTGTTCCAGAAAATAGATTAACGAGGCATTATTTTCTTTGGCCGTGGTGGCCAGGGAGCAGCCCGGAAAATAATTCAGTTGTGTGTGAGAAAAGGTCATGACAACTCCTTTGCCAGCGTGAACAGATCCTGAACCTGTTGCCGGTCTTTTACTTTGGACGGCATGAGATCCAGTTTCCGTTTGGACAGCATTTTCAGGCCCAGGTCCATGTCCGAGAAAAAATCTTTTTCAGACAGTTTGTACCGCATCATGATTTCCAGTTTATGGGTTCGGCCATATCGCGAAATGGAATCGATCACTTTTTGATGAAACGACAGCACCGCAGGTTCCGCTATTTTCACCTTTTCCTGAATGGCGATGCGGCGAAGCGCATCCATCACCGCGGCCATGTCCACGGCATTGGGGCATTCCATGGAACAGGTATTGCACCCCACGCACAGCCAGATGGTGGAACAAGACAGCACCCGGTGTTTCATTCCCAGCTGAACCATGCGGATGACCCGGTTGGGAAGCATGTCCATATCCTGTGCAAACGGGCATCCACCGCTGCAGCAAAGGCAGTGCCAGCAGCGGCTCAGGTTTGACCGGCTCATCTCTTCAACCATACCGGCGAAATGGTCGTTGGACTCCGGGGTCAGTATTATTGTATCCATTGTTCCGCCCTTTAGAATTTTCTGGTTGTCGGTCTTTTTTTGTGAACTTACCGGAAGTATATGACATAGACCATGACTATTTCCTTGATATATGTCAATCCGGATCATAAAAATCCGAAGCTCCTTTTTGGATCATGGCATGAGTTTCATACGACCGGGTACCCTCTTGCCCTGTGATCTGAAGAAAAATTTGACCTGGACACGGTTTTTAAATTAAGATACGGGCAAACAATAAAGGAATGTTTGATGCTGGCATATAAAATATTTGTTTTGCGGGGATAACGGGGGTATGGATCTGTTCTGGGCACATATTTCCGGACCCCAGGCCCATCCGGCAATGGTGGTGCTGCCCTATGCCATTCTGCCGGCAGTGGGGTTTCCCGTCGTCCCGTTTCTGGTTCTCCTGGGATTAAGATTCGGATCTGTGGGGGGCATTGCGATCATGCTGGCGGTGATGCCGTTTCACCTTACCTTTTCATTCTGGTTCACCCGGGCCGTTGCCGGCCGGTGGATACAGACCCTGGCAGAGAAATTCAACATATCCATCCCCCAACTGCCGGAAAACCGGCGCCTGGGATTCGGATTTTTATTCATGGCCATTCCAGGGCTCAGCTATGCCTTGAAAAATCTTCTGCTGCCGTTGTCAGGCATCCGGTTTTTTCCTTACATGGGGTGCGCGTGGCTGATTCAGGGGATCATGGGCATTCCTTTTGTGATCATGGGAAGGGCTGTGGTGCAATGGGACATGAGCCTGCTGGCCGTGGCCGGGGGCGTGCTTGTGGCAATTTTTCTATTCCGGCGCAAAATTCTTGGCATATACCGCCACATCATGAAATCGTAACATGTTCCTGGCCGGCAAAACATGGGTTTAAGCCTGAAACACACGCATTGAGGCAGAAAAAATCCCCGGATCAGGGAAACGAAGCCGGTTCAAGCAGACAATACCCGTGGGATGTGTCCAGTTCCTTTGGCCGATATCCGGGAACCGCTGC
This DNA window, taken from Desulfotignum phosphitoxidans DSM 13687, encodes the following:
- a CDS encoding 4Fe-4S binding protein, producing MTGKKSLLGSFLSVRRWFQLIFLGITLAIGIQFTWFVFHLEQGVVPDFNRPPGVEAFLPISALVSLKHTLSTWTINDIHPSGLVIFLIVCATALVVKKGVCSWVCPFGLFSEILAKVHFRLFHRTLTLPKWIDTSLRSLKYLLAGFFIYYIFYKMPLPAIEQFIHSPYNRFADIQMLAFFTDISPLAFKVMAGLMVLSFVIPYFWCRYLCPYGAVLSVLGLLSIGHIHRDPDLCTKCGKCENHCPGLIQIRQKQQIRSPECSACLSCVAVCPEKNAIRFSLPPVRSSFRHALPGIVIAVLFVAGIAAARLSGNWHNSISKQAYLAHVTRPPSVQTGGHPEIDVEKMKKMIQAMKARRAQTAPFIEMKGE
- a CDS encoding uroporphyrinogen decarboxylase/cobalamine-independent methonine synthase family protein, translated to MTIPGNLLTTAMAVMPHTDVDPALDAALTLDIPFWPQLPNYSYYEDMYVQAGEHFPGIILNLEKKTLRFSMDRFVEEFEETMAHFDDPEYFDVSNTYSAVYHRFLDLDLSDRPAIRGQLEGPVSFGFNILDQDERPILFDDTVRPFMFEFMAKRINVQLSKLKQKNPNAFMFIDEPGMQFVFSAMSGYGEQKAKQDLDLFFSTIDRPRGIHLCGNPDWDFLLGLDMDILSLDIYTNADIFGASTRSVKRFLDRGGILVWGIVPTGMETFETENLDLLAFRLKTVWQALDKKGIPLDQILAQSLISPATCCLVNKDKEKTVEKAFKLTRAMSQTLREEYHLT
- a CDS encoding TOBE domain-containing protein — its product is MADQKKPMDNPERVSADTKDHARIISVDHTAPCLDTARLHQLEQAFRKWAVDSPRADVRISRLRILLTFLLIRYTGAKLNEVLALDLFQDIDKEKHAVIYGGTGSDTASKFRTVHLSENLCHEILEMIRTPLFKEKQGRMPDLDPGFVRRKFYERAAACGFAKELGGPEAIRRARAVELMQGNLPLPAVQKIMGHTSAGLTSSYVTFSESEIQDIVRRFMEKESGRKTSARNAFFCKVTDIVTGDIQTRVEMITMDGHPVVTVITNDSVFQLGLAPGKWIVAEVKAPMVMLQDGTSAFKGSAENRFKGTVTRITRGKINTECIVKISDTTHICAVMSSSGTWLSRIRQGHAVWAFFSCFSVVIHLD
- a CDS encoding 4Fe-4S dicluster domain-containing protein; this translates as MDTIILTPESNDHFAGMVEEMSRSNLSRCWHCLCCSGGCPFAQDMDMLPNRVIRMVQLGMKHRVLSCSTIWLCVGCNTCSMECPNAVDMAAVMDALRRIAIQEKVKIAEPAVLSFHQKVIDSISRYGRTHKLEIMMRYKLSEKDFFSDMDLGLKMLSKRKLDLMPSKVKDRQQVQDLFTLAKELS
- a CDS encoding heterodisulfide reductase-related iron-sulfur binding cluster, with translation MTFSHTQLNYFPGCSLATTAKENNASLIYFLEQFDIGLKEIPDWNCCGSSSTHSIDAGLALALASRNLFLAPDDKPLLIACPGCHLRLGEAKLTLSTNAEKRRRVEQHFGESFHADLKLLHFFELLADMSCAGRFKDLSGRLKHLKIAAYYGCMLARPPRMNKQPNHYGLIEKTMTALGGDPVQWGYSGTCCGTFLSVSRPAISSRLVNRIMKGAIQSGAECIVTACAMCHLNLEIRCAPENRIPVFHFSEILSLARDGKASREWLNRHLIDPVPVLKTRWQV
- a CDS encoding TVP38/TMEM64 family protein encodes the protein MDLFWAHISGPQAHPAMVVLPYAILPAVGFPVVPFLVLLGLRFGSVGGIAIMLAVMPFHLTFSFWFTRAVAGRWIQTLAEKFNISIPQLPENRRLGFGFLFMAIPGLSYALKNLLLPLSGIRFFPYMGCAWLIQGIMGIPFVIMGRAVVQWDMSLLAVAGGVLVAIFLFRRKILGIYRHIMKS
- a CDS encoding hemerythrin domain-containing protein, with amino-acid sequence MHVTRVLIQEHVLIKQVLILLDRSRQALETGDPVPALFFEKAVTFCEQFADQFHHFKEEFLLFGMLSYKKQGELDTAMGVLRYQHERCKQSIARIKTALPRYEENDEMAVTRVLENLSVYVSLLHRHIGMEDRIFFPMAEKALSSEEADSLEAQFAQQAQRFGSAETVFATHQTLADELNTILATG
- a CDS encoding protein kinase domain-containing protein — protein: MTRKINCWEYMGCGREPGGRHAADKGICPAAVDRSHDGTNEGTCAGRFCWAVAGTLCHNRVQGTYAGKQEDCLDCEFYLQVRAEQGSTNIRTKFLKFIHPFAASPILNHLEPVQIPGGARFITQGSRTSTGYIIQQGACLELVENEHGLHPVGHRSEGDVVGMISLLTGEPMGFHVEAETDLEAWAIHKPDFDRIPEQDPDLYAFLTELVADRFDRNGPIAERRIGPYLITDIIGKGGYSIVYKAVHLDLETPVAVKMLRHHLSMNKEFKDNFKNEARIIAGLDHPHILKVYDITSRFKTVFIACEYLTGLSLEEMITRQHRIPSDLARSFLDQLLSAMAYAGNKGLVHRDINPANIMVSKDHPIKLIDFGLACPVGTDDFMMGGNLHYLAPEVFDGEPADFRSDLFSLGITAFHTITGRLPWDAVDSGEIMKQIRHQPLPDPGKQVKHLPGSLRQFILKACEKNPDKRFQTPEEARKWLMNATDFGPDPVRRSGPVLLPGRYCCMSSGQHETRDALPGRHMDIAAATHIGHQRKTNQDRYLTCLENHSDPENHDFALLALADGMGGAIGGEIAADHVIKHLLGLSLQDDESPLNSLKRFYRKMDRDICDMADKDPYLNGMGTTLVCAVVSNNTVFWAHSGDSRLYLLHGDHLTRITRDQTLADFLIREKQITPDQAQTHYSRQVLEQYIGCGELAVQSGRFELAEDDMILLMSDGCYRHISLDTIITTCRQTTDPATAADALIKAALTEDGSDNITGVILTLRTDV
- a CDS encoding molybdate transporter family protein, translated to MSDRFKFDRMELAGSLGDLGALLPIAIAMVLFNGLSPVGLFLSIGLFYILSGSYFGMTVPVQPMKVIGAYAIATAMTAEQILASGFLMGVFLLIVGMTGTIDVIRKFTPKSVVRGVQLSTGALLISGGVKFIMGTSKYQALQAAVEPHLTIQALAGIPISVIIGIIGAIATLLLLDNRKFPAGLMVVIGGLFAGLAILFGNSIVQVFNLIPMSILGVLLIFAGAQLTLAMMDLDRRKDLFVATLILGITLASNLAAGFIAGMVVAHMLRWDKLSV
- a CDS encoding ABC transporter permease, with the translated sequence MNQIIDISLLSLAGGYLLLIFPLAIMLYLRVGMLKETSVAVLRMTVQLLFVGLYLQVVFKLNNPFLNLAWVAAMILVADLSILKGCRLKLKRFLLPMFIALLVGTVLPMIFFSGIILRLPGWFEAQYVIPLAGMILGNCLRADIIGLNHFYQSIHKNEKSYHQSLAYGAALTEAVNPFFRDALRSAIAPTIASMATIGLVSLPGMMTGVILAGADPFTAIKYQIAIMIAIFSGTAVTVFLAIRLTVANSFNAFGILHPDILRDQ